A part of Oncorhynchus clarkii lewisi isolate Uvic-CL-2024 chromosome 17, UVic_Ocla_1.0, whole genome shotgun sequence genomic DNA contains:
- the LOC139370515 gene encoding SERTA domain-containing protein 2-like produces MLGNGVKRKLDEDGLEEGKALLTSAVGAAGSHSRINYTLQRQTVLNISLMKLYGPARTPATEPALQRRVLINNVIRRIHHEFKEEGGTGLRALFFAVPPPAPNITEDEGYHEAPSSTFSGVLSPPLSPLSSLDSGLTPASLLEDDPPLFFALPPSSPHPLGHHPLSPRPSAPPPPPAKDSFSSALEEIEELCPIAVTTSTTSSLPLSPPPSPQPPPSLPAGMDMKEEGRTYSPKDKESLLLDDGQAAKTVLADPPSAPADLSPSSGGFLTDFALDDILFTDIDTSMYDFNPPCSASSIPPNLGVSKTTPMVTADDLVKTLSSYSGGGVGSPPLAQNQPFKMDLAELDHIMEVLVGS; encoded by the coding sequence ATGTTGGGTAACGGTGTGAAGCGCAAACTGGATGAGGACGGCCTGGAGGAGGGCAAGGCGCTCCTCACGTCAGCGGTCGGGGCCGCGGGCAGCCACTCCAGGATTAACTACACACTGCAGCGCCAGACGGTGCTAAACATCTCCCTGATGAAGCTATATGGGCCGGCGCGGACGCCCGCCACCGAGCCTGCCCTGCAGCGCCGCGTGCTCATCAACAACGTCATCCGCCGCATCCACCACGAGTTCAAAGAGGAAGGCGGCACGGGGCTGCGCGCACTCTTCTTCGCCGTCCCGCCGCCGGCGCCGAACATCACCGAGGATGAGGGCTACCATGAAGCTCCGTCATCCACGTTCAGCGGCGTCCTCTCCCCGCCCCTCTCGCCGCTGTCGTCGCTGGATTCTGGTTTGACCCCGGCCTCGCTCCTGGAGGACGACCCACCACTGTTCTTCGCCTTGCCGCCGTCCTCACCCCACCCCCTGGGTCACCACCCTCTCTCGCCGAGACCGTCAGCGCCTCCCCCACCACCCGCCAAGGACAGCTTCTCCTCAGCTTTGGAGGAGATCGAGGAGCTGTGCCCCATCGCAGTGACAacctctactacctcctccctacCTTTGTCTCCTCCACCTTCACCCCAGCCCCCACCCTCTCTACCAGCAGGGATGGACAtgaaagaggaagggaggacaTACAGCCCAAAGGACAAGGAGTCGCTCTTGCTGGACGATGGTCAGGCTGCAAAAACCGTGTTGGCAGACCCGCCCAGCGCCCCAGCAGACTTGTCGCCCTCCTCCGGTGGCTTCCTCACTGACTTTGCTCTGGATGACATTCTATTCACGGACATCGACACCTCCATGTATGACTTTAACCCCCCCTGCAGCGCCTCTTCAATACCGCCAAACTTGGGGGTGTCCAAAACGACCCCCATGGTCACTGCAGACGACCTGGTCAAGACTCTGTCCAGTTACAGCGGGGGAGGGGTGGGCTCTCCCCCTCTGGCTCAAAACCAGCCCTTCAAAATGGACCTGGCTGAGCTCGACCACATTATGGAAGTCCTGGTGGGGTCTTGA
- the LOC139370516 gene encoding ras-related protein ORAB-1-like, whose translation MNPEYDYLFKLLLIGDSGVGKSCLLLRFADDTYTESYISTIGVDFKIRTIELDGKTIKLQIWDTAGQERFRTITSSYYRGAHGIIVVYDVTDQESFNNVKQWLQEIDRYASENVNKLLVGNKCDLTTKKVVDYTTAKEFVDNLGIPFLEASAKSATNVEQAFMTMAAEIKKRMGPGATAGGSEKSNVKIQSTPVKTSSGGCC comes from the exons ATGAATCCCGAATA TGATTATTTATTCAAGCTGCTTCTGATTGGCGACTCTGGCGTTGGAAAGTCTTGCCTCCTCCTCCGATTTGCA GatgacacatacacagagagctATATTAGTACTATTGGAGTGGACTTCAAAATTAGGACCATAGAGTTAGATGGGAAGACCATCAAACTTCAGATT TGGGACACAGCTGGACAGGAACGGTTCCGGACAATTACATCCAGTTACTACAGAGGAGCGCATGGCATTATTGTAGTGTACGATGTCACAGACCAG GAATCCTTCAATAACGTGAAACAGTGGCTCCAGGAGATTGACCGTTACGCCAGTGAAAACGTGAACAAGCTGTTAGTAGGCAACAAATGTGACCTGACGACAAAGAAAGTGGTGGACTACACGACGGCCAAG GAATTTGTTGACAATTTAGGGATCCCCTTCTTGGAAGCTAGTGCCAAGAGCGCCACCAACGTGGAGCAGGCCTTCATGACCATGGCAGCTGAGATCAAGAAGAGAATGGGCCCTGGGGCCACAGCCGGAGGCTCGGAGAAGTCCAACGTCAAGATCCAGAGCACGCCAGTCAAGACTTCCTCTGGAGGTTGCTGCTGA